From Roseburia hominis, the proteins below share one genomic window:
- a CDS encoding HAMP domain-containing sensor histidine kinase — MMWKKGKETRGLLYGISAVCVLALLLAYGISNILAKDFQREMITHDYGVAGYLVNHTDSLEISAFTAAKSTEDIAYGSSLLSSIGYDETAPIHLLPEVSSYRNRVMLSLSLLLLFVFGTIYLLLFSYLRRQHKTIQKAENSIRDFLDGNTMSRIESAETGDWYSLFHKINELSSILSAHAENERQTKEFLQDIISDVSHQIKTPLSALKMYQEIMDNRRSDTEAISSFSGKSLREIKRIEDVVYTLLKLAQLDAGIIQMKKTHENISALMQDVLERFEMLAEQESKTITLSGEADVTLFCDALWISEALGNLVKNALEHTAAGGQISIRWEQNALMTQIVIEDNGTGIHPEDLYNIFKRFYRSRFSQNTHGIGLGLPLAKTIVEIHGGTISVTSKLDVGTVFTLNFYNLTDK, encoded by the coding sequence ATGATGTGGAAAAAAGGAAAAGAGACAAGGGGCCTTTTGTATGGAATATCTGCCGTCTGCGTGCTTGCTTTGCTTTTGGCTTATGGTATTTCCAATATTTTGGCAAAGGACTTTCAGAGAGAAATGATCACACACGACTACGGCGTAGCGGGCTATCTCGTAAATCATACGGATTCGCTTGAAATTTCAGCGTTTACCGCTGCAAAAAGCACAGAGGATATAGCATACGGAAGCAGCCTTCTATCATCTATCGGATATGATGAAACTGCCCCCATTCATCTGCTGCCCGAAGTTTCCTCTTATCGTAATAGGGTCATGCTTTCTCTCTCCCTGCTACTGCTGTTTGTTTTTGGTACTATATACCTGCTGTTATTTTCCTATTTGCGCCGACAGCACAAGACCATACAGAAAGCAGAAAATTCTATTCGTGATTTTTTGGACGGGAATACCATGTCACGCATAGAAAGTGCGGAAACTGGGGATTGGTATAGTCTTTTCCATAAGATCAACGAGCTTTCCTCTATTTTGTCGGCTCATGCAGAAAATGAACGGCAGACAAAAGAATTTTTGCAGGATATTATATCTGATGTATCACATCAAATAAAAACGCCCCTTTCTGCCTTAAAAATGTATCAGGAGATTATGGATAACCGGCGTTCCGATACAGAAGCCATTAGCAGCTTTTCCGGGAAGTCTTTGAGAGAAATTAAGCGAATTGAGGATGTTGTTTATACTCTATTGAAATTGGCCCAGCTTGACGCAGGAATTATCCAAATGAAAAAAACGCATGAGAATATTTCTGCTCTTATGCAAGATGTTTTAGAGCGATTTGAAATGTTGGCCGAGCAGGAAAGTAAAACGATAACCTTATCCGGGGAGGCAGATGTTACCCTTTTCTGCGACGCATTATGGATCTCGGAGGCACTTGGAAACCTTGTAAAAAATGCCTTAGAACATACTGCGGCAGGAGGTCAAATCAGCATACGCTGGGAGCAAAATGCTTTGATGACGCAGATTGTGATAGAGGACAATGGAACGGGCATACATCCAGAGGACTTGTATAATATCTTTAAGAGATTTTATCGCAGTCGGTTTTCACAGAATACCCACGGCATTGGTTTAGGACTGCCTCTTGCAAAAACGATCGTAGAAATCCACGGGGGAACCATTTCCGTAACCAGCAAGCTCGATGTGGGAACTGTGTTTACCTTGAATTTTTATAACCTTACAGATAAGTAA
- a CDS encoding YdeI/OmpD-associated family protein codes for MEPINLLSVINRDELRVWLEKYHKTEKECWVIVRRGRPKDDGTFWYIDAVEEAMCFGWIDSTTKTLDNGITAQKLAPRRKGSLWSELNKERCRRMEKLGRMTDAGRAVLPDMSPAGFIIDKEILKALQTDKEVWENFLKFPSLYQRVRIDTIQIKKKQPQLFQSRLQKLIENTKRGIMYGEWNDNGRLLDY; via the coding sequence ATAGAGCCAATAAATCTATTGAGTGTCATAAACCGTGATGAATTGCGAGTTTGGCTTGAAAAATATCATAAGACAGAAAAAGAATGCTGGGTTATAGTGAGGCGTGGACGGCCAAAGGATGATGGTACTTTTTGGTATATAGATGCAGTAGAGGAAGCAATGTGTTTTGGGTGGATAGACAGCACAACAAAAACACTTGATAATGGCATAACTGCACAAAAGCTGGCGCCAAGAAGAAAAGGAAGCCTTTGGTCTGAATTAAATAAAGAACGTTGCCGCAGAATGGAAAAACTTGGACGAATGACAGATGCAGGGCGTGCTGTACTACCAGATATGTCACCAGCAGGTTTTATCATAGATAAAGAAATTCTGAAAGCATTACAAACTGATAAAGAAGTGTGGGAGAATTTTCTTAAATTCCCATCTCTTTATCAGAGGGTACGCATAGATACTATACAAATAAAAAAGAAACAACCACAACTTTTTCAAAGTAGATTGCAAAAGTTAATTGAAAATACGAAAAGAGGAATAATGTATGGGGAATGGAATGATAATGGGCGATTATTAGACTATTAG
- a CDS encoding helix-turn-helix domain-containing protein, with amino-acid sequence MDYMTLKQASEKWGISPRMINYYCSEGRIVGAEKAGTVWLIPKDSQKPIDGRTKQGKVQKDGKNTLCGR; translated from the coding sequence ATGGATTATATGACGCTGAAACAAGCAAGTGAAAAATGGGGTATCTCTCCCCGCATGATAAACTATTACTGTTCAGAGGGGCGCATTGTTGGTGCGGAAAAGGCTGGGACAGTTTGGCTGATACCAAAAGATTCTCAAAAGCCGATTGACGGCAGAACAAAACAGGGAAAGGTGCAGAAAGATGGAAAAAATACTTTATGTGGAAGATGA
- a CDS encoding ATP-binding cassette domain-containing protein gives MEVDEGEFIGLIGPNGAGKTTLVKMLTGIIAPTDGKIQVMGFYPNKLEKAFKQQYAVVMGQKSQLFFELTAEDMLRLFKEIYRIPEDEYRRNKDFFVDLFQVRELMNVQVRTLSLGERMKMELIVALLHNPKILFLDVNWCKG, from the coding sequence ATGGAGGTGGATGAGGGTGAATTTATAGGTCTGATCGGGCCGAACGGGGCTGGAAAAACAACCCTGGTAAAGATGTTGACGGGTATTATTGCGCCGACAGACGGTAAGATACAGGTCATGGGTTTTTATCCAAACAAATTAGAGAAAGCATTTAAACAGCAGTATGCGGTTGTTATGGGACAAAAGAGCCAGTTGTTTTTCGAACTGACAGCGGAGGATATGTTGAGGTTGTTTAAAGAAATATATCGTATCCCGGAAGATGAATATAGGAGGAACAAGGACTTTTTTGTGGATTTGTTCCAGGTACGGGAGCTTATGAATGTACAGGTAAGGACTTTATCACTGGGAGAACGGATGAAAATGGAACTGATTGTTGCATTGCTTCATAATCCCAAAATATTGTTTTTGGATGTAAACTGGTGCAAGGGTTAG
- a CDS encoding ABC-2 transporter permease gives MYAAIGMSATLLAGGISLPCAYLFDPEKSQIIFMMSFMASTGIIVGLVLLTNLFISVKNNIMLTFNIVLIISVAWFFISHQIAATIYQNRDIV, from the coding sequence TTGTATGCTGCTATCGGTATGAGTGCCACGTTATTGGCGGGCGGCATTAGCTTACCGTGTGCCTATCTGTTTGATCCGGAAAAATCTCAAATTATTTTTATGATGTCTTTTATGGCGTCAACAGGGATTATTGTTGGGCTTGTGCTTCTCACGAATCTCTTTATTTCTGTAAAAAACAATATCATGTTGACTTTTAATATCGTGCTTATAATTTCTGTTGCCTGGTTTTTTATCTCTCATCAAATTGCAGCAACGATATATCAAAATCGGGATATCGTTTGA
- a CDS encoding response regulator transcription factor, producing the protein MEKILYVEDDLSLIDGLKYTLETSGYLVDNARTVRQALTLYKNNQYDLLLLDVTLPDGTGFDICREVRNASTIPIIFLTASDQEISIVRGLDMGGDDYITKPFKLNELLSRIKALLRRSTQFSRSEILEANGIKIDLMERLVWKDDVLLDLPLVEYKLLCLFLQNPNHLLSREMILDRMWDGYGNYVDDNTLSVYIRRLRNKIEENPNAPKYLLTERGFGYKWVVE; encoded by the coding sequence ATGGAAAAAATACTTTATGTGGAAGATGATTTGAGTTTAATCGACGGTTTGAAATATACACTGGAAACCAGCGGATATTTAGTGGACAATGCTCGAACCGTAAGGCAAGCGTTGACTTTATACAAGAACAACCAATATGATTTGCTTTTGCTGGATGTCACTCTGCCAGACGGAACGGGATTTGATATTTGCAGAGAAGTGAGAAATGCGTCTACCATACCTATTATTTTTTTGACAGCCTCCGATCAGGAAATCAGCATTGTCAGGGGGCTTGATATGGGAGGCGACGATTATATTACAAAGCCTTTCAAGTTAAATGAGCTGCTTTCCAGAATTAAGGCTCTGCTCCGACGCTCTACACAATTTTCAAGGTCAGAGATTTTAGAGGCAAACGGTATAAAAATAGATTTGATGGAACGTCTTGTTTGGAAAGACGATGTACTGCTCGACCTTCCTCTTGTTGAATACAAACTGCTTTGCCTTTTTCTGCAAAACCCAAACCACCTGTTATCGCGGGAAATGATATTAGACCGTATGTGGGATGGATATGGAAACTATGTAGATGATAATACCTTGTCGGTTTATATTCGCCGCTTGCGGAATAAAATTGAGGAAAACCCCAATGCGCCAAAATATCTGTTGACGGAACGCGGATTCGGCTACAAGTGGGTCGTGGAGTAG
- a CDS encoding class B sortase, translated as MFHGLMEYKSQEYYDEHPTALFLTPDANYEVKIFAGYVASVDTDAWTVGFSSDLEFEEWLRRAKERSCFTSKITPAVTDRILTLSTCSYEFNNARFVLHGVMQ; from the coding sequence ATGTTTCACGGACTAATGGAGTACAAAAGTCAGGAGTATTATGATGAACATCCAACCGCACTGTTCCTGACGCCGGATGCCAATTATGAGGTGAAGATTTTTGCCGGGTATGTGGCCAGCGTGGATACGGATGCCTGGACAGTTGGGTTTTCCTCAGACTTGGAATTTGAAGAGTGGCTCCGGAGAGCTAAAGAACGCTCCTGTTTTACAAGCAAGATTACTCCTGCAGTCACAGACCGGATTCTTACGCTGTCCACCTGCAGCTATGAATTCAATAATGCGAGGTTTGTGCTGCATGGAGTAATGCAGTAA